In one window of Arthrobacter pascens DNA:
- a CDS encoding MazG nucleotide pyrophosphohydrolase domain-containing protein, with protein sequence MGALTHDSLVEYLLEEAYELAETIEAGGDDAELRGELGDVLLQVVLHARLAEERGAFTFDDVARGISAKMIRRNPHVFRPDGTLRDSFPATVEEIVQKWDAVKQAERPERKHPFEGIPEALPALARAQKSLDRAERAGAVLPQAAVPPHHMPPGGVPVPDTEEELGELLLAVVRSARTKGFDAERALRGAVRRYQEHGAEHGWSRPTQS encoded by the coding sequence ATGGGGGCACTCACCCACGACTCCCTGGTGGAATACCTCCTCGAGGAGGCCTATGAGCTGGCGGAGACCATTGAAGCCGGCGGGGATGACGCTGAACTCCGTGGCGAGCTGGGTGACGTGCTGCTCCAGGTGGTGCTGCACGCCCGGCTCGCTGAGGAGCGGGGCGCGTTTACTTTCGACGACGTCGCCCGCGGGATCAGTGCCAAAATGATCCGCCGCAATCCGCACGTCTTCCGGCCTGACGGCACACTGCGGGACAGCTTCCCAGCCACAGTGGAGGAGATCGTGCAGAAATGGGACGCCGTCAAACAGGCGGAACGTCCGGAACGGAAGCACCCGTTTGAGGGAATCCCGGAGGCACTGCCTGCGCTGGCACGGGCCCAGAAGTCCCTGGACAGGGCCGAGCGGGCCGGCGCTGTGCTTCCCCAAGCAGCTGTGCCTCCCCACCACATGCCGCCGGGCGGCGTGCCGGTTCCGGATACCGAGGAGGAGCTCGGTGAGCTGCTGCTCGCCGTCGTTCGTTCCGCACGCACCAAGGGGTTCGACGCAGAACGCGCCCTCAGGGGCGCTGTCCGGCGCTACCAGGAGCACGGTGCTGAACACGGCTGGAGCAGGCCAACGCAATCATGA
- a CDS encoding DUF501 domain-containing protein, giving the protein MEENTATAPEMSRQPSAHDLDVLSRQLGRPVRDVVEIPARCICGNPLVAATAPRLGNGTPFPTTFYLTHPVITSAVSRLEAAGVMNDMNGRLAADETLAAAYRSAHEDYLAARAAIGERSGIGAVPEIDGISAGGMPARVKCLHVLVGHSLAAGPGVNPLGDEAIAAISEWWTAERCYCDGAWDTAGEAPSRDLSRHGPQGLPEIVGRPAPVRKAAGTAGAGL; this is encoded by the coding sequence GTGGAAGAAAACACGGCGACTGCGCCGGAGATGTCCCGCCAGCCATCAGCACATGATCTCGACGTATTAAGCCGGCAGTTGGGGCGGCCGGTCCGCGACGTAGTGGAAATCCCGGCGCGCTGCATCTGCGGCAACCCCCTCGTGGCCGCCACGGCCCCGCGGCTGGGCAACGGCACCCCGTTCCCCACCACGTTCTACCTGACGCATCCCGTCATCACCTCGGCTGTGTCCCGCCTGGAGGCCGCCGGAGTCATGAACGACATGAACGGCCGCCTCGCCGCCGATGAAACACTTGCAGCCGCGTACCGGTCAGCACACGAGGATTATCTGGCAGCCCGGGCAGCCATCGGGGAACGGTCCGGCATCGGTGCGGTCCCCGAGATTGACGGCATCTCCGCTGGCGGCATGCCTGCCCGGGTCAAATGCCTGCATGTCTTGGTAGGCCACTCCCTGGCCGCCGGGCCAGGGGTCAATCCGCTGGGAGATGAGGCAATCGCCGCCATTAGCGAGTGGTGGACCGCCGAGCGCTGCTATTGCGACGGCGCCTGGGACACCGCGGGGGAGGCCCCGTCCAGGGACCTGAGTCGGCATGGACCGCAGGGCCTACCCGAGATCGTGGGCCGGCCGGCTCCCGTCCGTAAGGCCGCCGGAACAGCAGGGGCAGGCCTATGA
- a CDS encoding Ppx/GppA phosphatase family protein produces MTRVAAIDCGTNSIRLLIADVDRSNGRAKLTDVVREMRVVRLGQGVDATGELAPEALERTFAATADYARMIGENGVVAVRFVATSASRDARNRQVFVDGIRSLLGVEPEVITGDEEAALSFAGASSVLPILDGHQVLVIDLGGGSTEFVLGTADGVTAGKSVDVGCVRLTERHLRDDPPTAEQIAAAEADVDAAITRVERDVPLERATAVVGVAGSVTTITAHALRLPQYSPEVIHGTELSIDAIRGAATDLLEMKKAQRAELPYMHPGRVDVIGAGGLVWRRVLERLNELTEGRIVTATASEHDILDGIALSIS; encoded by the coding sequence ATGACAAGGGTTGCTGCCATCGACTGCGGTACCAACTCCATCCGCCTGCTGATCGCCGACGTCGACCGCAGTAACGGGAGGGCGAAGCTCACGGATGTGGTCCGCGAGATGCGCGTCGTCCGGCTGGGCCAGGGAGTGGACGCCACCGGAGAGCTGGCGCCCGAGGCGCTGGAGCGCACGTTCGCCGCCACCGCGGATTACGCCCGGATGATCGGTGAAAACGGCGTAGTCGCGGTCCGCTTTGTTGCCACATCCGCAAGCAGGGACGCGCGCAACCGCCAGGTCTTCGTGGACGGAATCCGCAGCCTGCTCGGCGTGGAACCGGAAGTCATCACCGGCGACGAGGAAGCCGCGCTGTCCTTCGCCGGGGCGAGCAGTGTCCTGCCCATCCTGGATGGCCACCAGGTGCTGGTGATTGACCTCGGGGGCGGGAGCACGGAATTCGTCCTCGGCACTGCGGACGGCGTGACCGCCGGGAAATCCGTCGACGTCGGGTGCGTGCGCCTGACCGAGCGGCACCTCAGGGACGATCCGCCGACGGCGGAGCAGATCGCCGCCGCCGAGGCCGACGTCGACGCCGCCATCACCCGGGTGGAACGGGACGTTCCGCTGGAACGCGCCACCGCAGTCGTCGGCGTTGCGGGGTCGGTCACCACTATCACCGCCCACGCGCTGCGGCTGCCGCAGTATTCCCCCGAGGTGATCCACGGAACCGAACTGTCCATCGACGCCATCCGCGGGGCCGCGACGGATCTGCTGGAGATGAAAAAGGCACAACGTGCAGAATTGCCGTACATGCATCCAGGCCGGGTGGACGTGATCGGCGCAGGCGGGCTGGTGTGGCGCCGGGTCCTGGAGCGACTGAATGAGCTCACGGAAGGCCGTATCGTCACGGCCACCGCCAGCGAACACGACATTCTTGATGGCATTGCCCTGAGCATCAGCTAG
- a CDS encoding S8 family serine peptidase: MTRATARFRRTASALLAIILTFGTLSAGLAAAPAAHADSWRDKQYWLAESGITKAWEVSKGAGVKVAVIDSGVDAQHPDLKGAVVGGFDVSGSGSPDGQKSIGAKPEHATLVATMLAGRGHQPAGSTASPSPDASGPGPDGIVGVAPEAQILSVSTWLGSPNPAGKSDQDQIPEAVRWAVDNGAKVINISLGSTTPQWPQSWDAAFLYAEQKDVVIVAAAGNRVGGNIQVGAPATIPGVLTVAGLDRKGVASIDASSQGISIGVAAPAENLLGGIPGGGYAEWAGTSGATPIVAGVAALIRSKWPDMSAKQVINRIVSTAKDAGTPGKDPLYGFGVLNAEGALKDPVPEAASNPLGSISDWIRVHRRGNVGAPSVPLPTADVPSAVATLPEATVPAVKAPSKRDSALAAAVVVGFALLFLAIIAAAVFQLRKAARNPRPAQEDPDTGTLDRVHSGGKT; encoded by the coding sequence ATGACCAGAGCAACAGCCCGGTTCCGCCGGACCGCCTCCGCTCTCCTGGCGATAATCCTCACTTTCGGCACTCTTAGTGCCGGACTCGCGGCGGCGCCGGCGGCGCACGCGGACTCCTGGCGGGACAAGCAGTATTGGCTGGCCGAGTCGGGCATCACCAAGGCCTGGGAGGTCTCCAAGGGGGCAGGTGTGAAGGTTGCCGTGATCGACAGCGGGGTGGACGCCCAGCACCCCGACCTCAAGGGCGCCGTGGTGGGCGGCTTCGATGTCTCAGGCTCCGGGAGCCCGGACGGACAGAAGAGCATCGGCGCCAAGCCGGAACACGCCACGCTAGTGGCCACCATGCTGGCCGGGCGCGGCCACCAGCCCGCAGGATCCACGGCCTCGCCGAGCCCCGACGCTTCCGGCCCTGGCCCGGATGGCATTGTTGGTGTGGCCCCTGAGGCCCAGATTCTGTCCGTCTCCACCTGGCTTGGCTCACCGAACCCCGCTGGCAAGAGCGACCAGGACCAGATCCCTGAGGCAGTCCGCTGGGCGGTGGACAACGGTGCCAAGGTCATCAATATTTCGCTGGGAAGCACTACGCCGCAGTGGCCCCAAAGCTGGGACGCCGCCTTTCTGTACGCCGAGCAGAAAGATGTGGTGATAGTTGCTGCGGCCGGAAACAGGGTGGGCGGCAACATCCAAGTAGGTGCGCCGGCGACTATCCCGGGCGTGCTTACCGTTGCCGGCCTGGACCGGAAAGGCGTGGCAAGTATCGACGCGTCCTCGCAGGGGATCAGCATCGGAGTGGCGGCCCCCGCGGAAAACCTGCTCGGCGGAATCCCCGGCGGCGGCTACGCCGAATGGGCCGGCACGTCCGGAGCCACCCCCATTGTGGCCGGGGTAGCGGCCCTCATCCGCTCCAAGTGGCCGGATATGAGTGCCAAGCAGGTCATCAACCGGATCGTCAGTACGGCAAAGGACGCTGGCACTCCGGGGAAGGACCCGCTTTATGGCTTCGGGGTGCTCAATGCCGAAGGTGCGTTGAAGGATCCCGTACCCGAGGCCGCGAGCAATCCGCTGGGATCCATTTCGGACTGGATCCGAGTGCACCGGCGCGGAAACGTGGGGGCGCCATCCGTCCCCCTGCCCACTGCTGATGTGCCCAGCGCCGTCGCGACGCTGCCGGAGGCAACTGTGCCGGCAGTGAAGGCTCCCTCAAAGCGGGACAGCGCCCTCGCAGCCGCCGTCGTTGTCGGCTTTGCTCTGCTGTTCCTGGCCATCATTGCCGCTGCCGTTTTCCAACTGCGCAAGGCCGCCCGGAACCCCCGTCCGGCCCAGGAGGATCCGGACACGGGGACGCTGGATAGGGTCCACTCCGGCGGCAAAACGTAG
- a CDS encoding adenosine deaminase → MTEPIVDAAPALDFDLKSLPKVSLHDHLDGGLRPATIIELAEAVGHSLPSADPVALGEWFRESADSGSLVRYLETFDHTVAVMQTKDGLFRVAKEFVEDLADDGVVYGEVRWAPEQHLQKGLSLDEVVEAVQEGLDAGVDAVAETGRQIQVGQLITAMRHADRGQEIAELAVRHRNKGAVGFDIAGAEDGFLPSRFRDAFTYLAEHNFPATVHAGEAAGLESIQSALVDGRALRLGHGVRIAEDIMVEFDDEDDDSAEDGGDSIGLVTLGDLSSWIRDRGIALEICPSSNLQTGAIAGFGEGIESHPLDMLYQLGFNVTINTDNRLMSGVTLTDEFELLVETFDYDLDDLLELTLNAAEASFLPLEEKEALVEYINDAYANLG, encoded by the coding sequence GTGACTGAGCCTATCGTTGACGCTGCCCCTGCCCTTGATTTCGACCTGAAAAGCCTGCCGAAGGTTTCCCTCCACGACCACTTGGACGGCGGTCTCCGGCCGGCCACCATCATCGAACTGGCCGAAGCCGTTGGCCATAGCCTTCCCTCCGCCGATCCGGTGGCCCTCGGGGAATGGTTCCGGGAGTCCGCGGACTCCGGCTCACTGGTCCGCTACCTGGAGACCTTTGACCACACCGTTGCTGTGATGCAGACAAAGGATGGCCTCTTCCGCGTCGCCAAGGAATTTGTGGAGGACCTCGCTGACGACGGCGTCGTGTACGGGGAAGTGCGCTGGGCGCCGGAGCAGCACCTGCAGAAGGGACTCTCCCTCGATGAGGTGGTGGAGGCGGTGCAGGAAGGCCTCGATGCCGGCGTCGACGCCGTGGCCGAGACCGGCCGCCAGATCCAGGTGGGCCAACTGATCACCGCCATGCGGCACGCTGACCGCGGCCAGGAGATCGCCGAGCTCGCCGTCCGCCACCGCAACAAGGGTGCCGTTGGCTTTGACATCGCAGGCGCCGAGGACGGTTTCCTGCCGTCCCGTTTCAGGGATGCCTTCACCTACCTGGCCGAGCACAATTTCCCGGCCACAGTCCATGCCGGTGAGGCCGCCGGGCTGGAGAGCATCCAGTCCGCCCTGGTGGACGGCAGGGCGCTGCGCCTGGGCCATGGAGTCAGGATCGCCGAGGACATCATGGTGGAATTCGACGACGAAGACGACGATAGCGCCGAAGACGGCGGGGACAGCATCGGCCTGGTCACCCTGGGCGACCTCTCCAGCTGGATCCGGGACCGCGGCATCGCCCTGGAGATCTGCCCCTCCTCCAACCTCCAGACAGGTGCAATCGCCGGCTTCGGTGAGGGCATCGAAAGCCACCCCCTGGACATGCTTTACCAGCTGGGCTTCAACGTGACTATCAACACCGACAACCGGCTGATGAGCGGCGTGACCCTGACGGACGAGTTCGAACTCCTCGTCGAAACGTTCGACTACGATCTCGACGACCTGCTCGAGCTCACGCTCAACGCCGCCGAGGCATCCTTCCTTCCGCTCGAGGAGAAGGAAGCCCTGGTGGAGTACATCAACGACGCCTATGCCAACCTGGGCTAA
- a CDS encoding FtsB family cell division protein codes for MATRRPKVPRAAQRPQATTEPATTERAREAPDTADVIRADFGGAREDLAKGITAKGNPAAGKASRERAGSGKVGTVNAGSGGQSRDSGNEEEPHPVPAKAFSGRMLALAVVMIAITIMLAPTVKIFFDKKAEIDGLKADIAASQAQQDGLRQQISRWQDPNYVKQQARDRINMVMPGETGYWVFGSDLPAGTSSSQAGAAQDPADLPWVDSLWESIRRAATD; via the coding sequence ATGGCTACCCGCCGTCCAAAAGTTCCCAGGGCCGCCCAGAGGCCGCAAGCCACAACGGAGCCGGCCACAACGGAGCGAGCCAGGGAAGCCCCTGACACCGCCGACGTCATCCGCGCCGATTTTGGCGGAGCCAGGGAAGATCTTGCCAAGGGAATCACGGCCAAGGGAAACCCAGCCGCTGGAAAGGCGTCGCGGGAACGCGCCGGGTCGGGAAAAGTCGGCACCGTGAATGCGGGATCCGGTGGTCAGTCCAGGGACAGCGGGAACGAGGAAGAGCCGCACCCGGTACCGGCCAAGGCGTTTTCGGGCCGCATGCTCGCGCTGGCGGTGGTGATGATCGCCATCACCATCATGCTGGCGCCCACCGTTAAGATCTTTTTCGACAAAAAGGCCGAGATCGACGGTCTCAAGGCCGATATCGCCGCCAGCCAGGCCCAGCAGGACGGCCTGAGGCAGCAGATATCACGCTGGCAGGACCCCAATTATGTGAAACAGCAGGCCCGCGACCGGATTAACATGGTTATGCCGGGGGAAACCGGCTACTGGGTGTTCGGCAGCGATCTGCCGGCCGGAACAAGCAGTAGCCAGGCCGGCGCAGCACAAGACCCCGCCGATCTGCCGTGGGTGGATTCCCTGTGGGAGTCCATCCGGCGTGCGGCCACAGACTGA
- a CDS encoding DedA family protein: MEFINEAVLHAAGQWWIYPVLLVFFFVDGFAMVVPSETLIVALAAFSRHSGEPNLWILGLTALVGAMAGDNMAFMLGRKIGLERWKWMRRPKVQKVFAWARYELEKRGAVLIFTARYIPWGRVAVNYVAGSTGFAHRRFFVLDACACFTWVGYSIGIGFLASSFPWLHHNPLLSAGIAVVFAIVLGVLLDHGLRLWHQHLARNDARRADDWLDGGPAGARPTVSGPSSMLASATGDTETGTK, encoded by the coding sequence GTGGAGTTTATTAATGAGGCCGTGCTCCATGCAGCTGGTCAGTGGTGGATCTACCCCGTCCTGTTGGTTTTTTTCTTTGTGGACGGTTTTGCCATGGTGGTGCCCAGCGAGACCCTGATCGTTGCGCTGGCAGCGTTTTCCCGGCATAGCGGCGAGCCGAACCTGTGGATCCTGGGCCTGACCGCCCTCGTCGGCGCCATGGCGGGTGACAACATGGCGTTTATGCTGGGCCGCAAGATCGGCCTGGAGCGGTGGAAGTGGATGCGCCGTCCCAAGGTCCAGAAAGTCTTTGCGTGGGCCCGGTATGAGCTGGAAAAGCGCGGTGCGGTCCTGATTTTCACCGCACGATATATCCCCTGGGGCCGGGTGGCAGTCAACTACGTGGCCGGCAGCACAGGGTTCGCGCACCGCCGGTTTTTCGTGCTGGATGCCTGCGCCTGCTTCACCTGGGTGGGGTACTCCATCGGCATCGGCTTCCTGGCCAGCTCCTTCCCCTGGCTGCACCACAACCCCCTGCTGAGCGCCGGCATCGCCGTGGTGTTCGCCATCGTGCTCGGAGTCCTCCTGGACCACGGCCTGCGGCTGTGGCACCAGCACCTGGCCCGGAACGACGCCCGGCGCGCTGATGACTGGCTGGACGGCGGCCCTGCCGGGGCACGCCCGACGGTGTCGGGTCCGTCATCGATGCTGGCATCCGCAACCGGGGATACCGAGACCGGCACAAAGTAG
- the eno gene encoding phosphopyruvate hydratase, which translates to MALIDAIHAREILDSRGNPTVEVEVLLSDGQIGRAAVPSGASTGEHEAVELRDGDKGRYLGKGVQKAVDAVIDQIAPALTGFDATDQRSIDQAMIDLDGTANKGKLGANAILGVSLAVANAAAASADLPLYKYLGGPNAHVLPVPLMNILNGGSHADSDVDIQEFMVVPLGAETFSEGLRWGVEVYHALKAVLQEKGLSTGLGDEGGFAPNLPSNRAALDLIQEAIKNAGYTPGTDIALALDVASSEFFKDGAYQFEGKALSATEMSAYYAELVADYPLVSIEDPLDENDWDGWKTLTDTIGDKVQLVGDDLFVTNPSILQRGIETKTANSLLVKVNQIGSLTETLDAVSLAQRAGYTTITSHRSGETEDTTIADISVATNAGQIKTGAPARSERVAKYNQLLRIEEELDDAARYAGRSAFPRFKG; encoded by the coding sequence ATGGCGCTCATCGATGCCATCCACGCCCGCGAGATCCTCGATTCCCGAGGCAACCCGACCGTAGAAGTTGAAGTCCTGCTCTCCGACGGCCAGATCGGCCGCGCTGCAGTTCCCTCAGGTGCCTCCACCGGTGAGCACGAGGCCGTCGAACTGCGGGACGGTGACAAGGGCCGTTACCTCGGCAAGGGCGTCCAGAAGGCCGTCGACGCCGTCATCGACCAGATCGCTCCGGCCCTGACCGGTTTTGACGCGACGGACCAGCGCAGCATCGACCAGGCCATGATCGACCTGGACGGCACGGCCAACAAGGGCAAGCTCGGCGCCAACGCCATCCTGGGTGTTTCCCTCGCCGTGGCCAACGCCGCTGCCGCCTCTGCAGACCTGCCGCTGTACAAGTACCTGGGCGGCCCGAACGCCCACGTGCTGCCCGTGCCGCTGATGAACATCCTCAACGGCGGCTCCCACGCCGACTCCGACGTCGACATCCAGGAATTCATGGTTGTCCCGCTCGGTGCCGAAACCTTCTCCGAGGGCCTCCGCTGGGGCGTCGAGGTCTATCACGCGCTCAAGGCCGTGCTCCAGGAAAAGGGCCTGTCCACCGGCCTTGGCGACGAAGGCGGCTTCGCGCCGAACCTGCCGTCCAACCGTGCAGCGCTGGATCTGATCCAGGAAGCCATCAAGAACGCCGGCTACACGCCGGGCACCGACATCGCCCTGGCACTGGACGTTGCCTCCTCTGAATTCTTCAAGGACGGCGCGTACCAGTTTGAAGGCAAGGCACTGTCCGCAACCGAGATGAGCGCCTACTACGCCGAACTCGTCGCCGACTACCCGCTGGTCTCCATCGAGGACCCGCTGGACGAGAACGACTGGGACGGCTGGAAGACCCTCACCGACACCATCGGTGACAAGGTCCAGCTGGTGGGCGATGACCTGTTCGTCACCAACCCCTCCATCCTTCAGCGCGGCATCGAGACCAAGACCGCAAACTCGCTGCTCGTGAAGGTCAACCAGATCGGTTCCCTGACCGAAACGCTGGACGCCGTCAGCCTGGCCCAGCGCGCCGGTTACACCACCATCACCTCGCACCGTTCCGGTGAGACCGAGGACACCACCATCGCTGACATCTCCGTGGCCACCAACGCCGGTCAGATCAAGACCGGTGCCCCGGCCCGCTCCGAGCGTGTTGCCAAATACAACCAGCTGCTGCGCATCGAAGAGGAACTCGACGATGCCGCACGCTACGCCGGCCGCAGCGCGTTCCCGCGTTTCAAGGGCTAG